From the Comamonas odontotermitis genome, one window contains:
- a CDS encoding YebC/PmpR family DNA-binding transcriptional regulator has protein sequence MAGHSKWANIQHRKGRQDEKRGKIWTRIIREIMVAARQGGGDLTANPRLRLAVDKAKAANMPADNIKRNIDKATGNLEGVTYEEIRYEGYGIGGAAVIVDTMTDNRVRTVADVRHAFSKHGGNMGTEGSVAFQFKNVGQLIFAPGADEEKIMEVALEAGADDVITDEDGAVEVLTPPANFETVRNALEAAGFKPEVAEVTMRPENTIDLDEESAARMQKLLDVLEDLDDVQEVYHNAAL, from the coding sequence GTGGCAGGACACAGCAAATGGGCCAATATTCAACACCGCAAGGGCCGGCAGGACGAAAAACGCGGCAAGATCTGGACCCGCATCATCCGTGAAATCATGGTGGCCGCACGGCAAGGCGGCGGCGATCTGACCGCCAACCCGCGCCTGCGACTGGCCGTGGACAAGGCCAAGGCCGCCAACATGCCGGCCGACAACATCAAGCGCAACATCGACAAGGCCACTGGCAATCTCGAAGGGGTGACCTACGAGGAAATCCGTTACGAAGGCTATGGTATCGGAGGCGCCGCTGTCATTGTCGACACGATGACCGACAATCGCGTTCGGACCGTGGCCGATGTGCGCCATGCATTCAGCAAGCACGGCGGCAACATGGGCACCGAAGGCTCGGTGGCCTTTCAGTTCAAAAACGTCGGTCAGCTGATTTTTGCACCTGGCGCTGACGAGGAAAAGATCATGGAAGTGGCGCTTGAAGCGGGCGCCGACGACGTGATCACCGACGAGGACGGCGCCGTCGAGGTACTGACGCCGCCTGCGAATTTCGAAACGGTGCGCAACGCCCTGGAGGCAGCCGGCTTCAAGCCCGAGGTTGCAGAGGTGACGATGCGTCCCGAAAACACGATCGATCTGGATGAGGAAAGTGCTGCCAGGATGCAAAAGCTCCTGGATGTGCTGGAAGATCTGGACGATGTTCAAGAGGTTTACCACAACGCTGCGCTATGA
- the purD gene encoding phosphoribosylamine--glycine ligase, translated as MKVLVIGGGGREHAMAWKLAQSPKVTKVYVAPGNAGTERDKHLENLPITDVVQLREWAQQNHVLLTVVGPEAPLAAGVVDEFRAHGLKIFGPTKAAAQLESSKAFSKDFMARHGIPTAQYETFSDPVKAHAYIDKLGAPIVVKADGLAAGKGVVVATTAQEAHDAVDFMLVDNKYGVTHNDGGARVVIEEFLDGEEASFIVLCDGKNVAAMATSQDHKRLKDGDQGPNTGGMGAYSPAPVVTADVHARAMREIILPTIRGMEKDGIPYTGFLYAGLMIDKAGHPKTLEFNCRMGDPETQPIMMRLKSDLVDVMQAATEGRLDQIDLQWDRRTALGVVMAAAGYPEDPRKGDLITGLPEDAEDSMVFHAGTAMQNGEPVTSGGRVLCVTALADNVKQAQTRVYAVASQVHFDGAQYRRDIGYRAVK; from the coding sequence ATGAAGGTTCTTGTGATTGGTGGCGGCGGCCGTGAACACGCAATGGCCTGGAAGTTGGCGCAATCGCCCAAGGTCACCAAAGTCTATGTTGCCCCTGGCAACGCAGGTACCGAGCGCGACAAGCACCTGGAAAACCTGCCGATTACCGATGTGGTGCAACTGCGCGAATGGGCGCAGCAAAACCATGTGCTGCTGACCGTGGTGGGGCCGGAGGCGCCCCTGGCCGCCGGTGTGGTCGATGAGTTCCGCGCCCATGGCCTCAAGATCTTCGGGCCGACCAAGGCTGCTGCGCAGCTTGAAAGCTCCAAGGCGTTTTCCAAGGATTTCATGGCGCGCCATGGCATCCCCACGGCGCAATATGAGACGTTCAGCGACCCCGTCAAGGCGCACGCCTACATCGACAAGCTCGGCGCGCCCATCGTGGTCAAGGCCGACGGCCTGGCGGCGGGCAAGGGCGTGGTGGTGGCTACCACGGCGCAGGAGGCACACGATGCCGTGGACTTCATGCTCGTGGACAACAAGTACGGTGTCACCCACAACGACGGCGGCGCCCGCGTGGTGATCGAAGAGTTTCTGGATGGCGAAGAGGCCAGCTTCATCGTGCTGTGCGACGGCAAGAACGTGGCTGCCATGGCCACCAGCCAGGACCACAAGCGCCTCAAGGACGGCGACCAGGGCCCGAACACCGGCGGCATGGGCGCGTATTCGCCCGCGCCCGTGGTGACGGCAGATGTGCACGCCCGCGCCATGCGCGAGATCATCCTGCCGACCATCCGTGGCATGGAAAAGGACGGTATTCCCTATACCGGCTTTCTGTACGCGGGCCTGATGATCGACAAGGCCGGGCATCCCAAGACGCTGGAGTTCAACTGCCGCATGGGAGACCCGGAGACGCAGCCGATCATGATGCGCCTCAAGAGCGATCTTGTGGACGTGATGCAGGCGGCCACTGAAGGCAGGCTCGACCAGATCGACCTGCAGTGGGACCGCCGCACCGCGCTGGGCGTGGTGATGGCTGCTGCCGGCTATCCGGAAGACCCGCGCAAGGGCGATCTGATCACCGGCCTGCCCGAAGATGCGGAGGACTCCATGGTGTTCCACGCAGGCACCGCCATGCAGAATGGCGAGCCGGTCACCAGCGGTGGCCGCGTACTGTGCGTCACAGCATTGGCCGACAACGTCAAGCAGGCGCAGACGCGGGTGTATGCGGTAGCCAGCCAGGTGCATTTCGACGGCGCGCAGTATCGGCGTGACATCGGCTATCGAGCGGTCAAGTAG